One Peromyscus leucopus breed LL Stock chromosome 20, UCI_PerLeu_2.1, whole genome shotgun sequence genomic window, GCCCCCCGGCGTGCAGTCCCAAACACactggacaggaagcagaagcagcaagtCCCACCGTGACCTCTCCATACGCCCATGCTGCTGTCTGCAGCACTAGCTAGTCTATAATCCCGTGGTTAAAGCTTTTTGTAATTAAGTGACCCTGAGGTGAAAAACCAGTTTTACCAAGGGAAGGTGAGGCTGACAGAGAAAGCTCCAGTAAGCCGTTTGCTTTGGCTCCAGTGCACCGTACGGTGTGGAGGAGCTCTGTAGATCGGGAGTTTGAGGTGAGGATTGGCTCAGTGAGGCACCTGCCATTTCAGCACGGGAAGTTGTGCTTTTCCTCCACGTGAGTTCATCTGCGATCTCTGTGGGGTTAAAGAACAGAACAAAGCTAAAAGGACAGAGTTTtgacttcattgtttttctttctggtttccaCTAATCACAGGATATAGAAAGTGTCAGGGTAGACAATGGAGAATTTCTCTCAGAGCAGTGTTAGAGACTTGGACTTCATCTTTTCCCTCTTCAGACTCTAGTGTAGAGAAGTAGACACGGCAGTCCTGCCAGCCTGGTGGGATGAGAGTTGGCTGTTCTCAGTTCCTATTGTTCCTTATCGGTGTCATCTCCTCTCGATCACCAGGACCTCTGGGGAATTGCACATTGCCTCATTGTTGAGAGCATTGCATGAGGAAGGGAGTGGGCGCATCACGCAGGCATCGTTGCCCACTGtaacccctccttccttctgtaggTCAATGCCCTGGATGGCTACAACCGGACAGCCCTCCACTATGCCGCAGAGAAAGATGAGGCTTGTGTAGAGGTCCTGTTGGAATATGGTGCAAACCCCAATGCACTGGATGGCAACAGAGACACCCCGCTTCACTGGGCAGCCTTTAAGAACAATGCTGACTGTGTGCGGGCTCTCCTAGAGAGTGGGGCATCCGTCAATGCCCTGGATTACAACAATGATACACCGCTCAGCTGGGCTGCCATGAAGGGAAATCTTGAGAGTGTCAGCATCCTTCTTGACTATGGTGCTGAGGTCAGAGTCATCAACTTAAAAGGCCAGACACCCATCTCCCGCCTGGTGGCTCTGCTGGTTAGAGGACttggaacaaagaaagaagactCCTGCTTTGAGCTCCTCCATAGAGCTGTTGGACACTTTGAATTAAGGAAAAATGGCACCATGCCAAGAGAAGTGACCAAAGACCAGCAGCTCTGTGAAAAACTGACTATGTTGTGCTCAGCACCAGGAACTCTTAAGACACTCGCCCGCTATGCTGTACGCCATAGCCTGGGTCTCCAGTACCTGCCCGATGCGGTGAAGGGTCTTCCACTGCCAGCTTCTTTGAAGGAATACCTGTTACTCTTAGAATAGCCTGGAGGAGACATGTCCGCCATCATGCAGACAACTCCGGGTGAGGTTTTCTTTGCAATACTGTCTCTTTGTCATGGAACACAGGAAAGAacttgtttctattgtgtggttTATAGATTTTTGAGGCAGCACATCACAACAGTAATGTGTGCACCATCCCCCCTCTCCATACCGAGCAACCAAACCCAAAATAAGAAACTTTCTGCACTTCTGTTTGCTGTTTTATTGCTTAGTTGCCTTTTGATCGTGAACCCTGCAAAAgaggtccccccaccccctgtagGACACTTGAGAGCCAACAATGTAACTAAATTTCCctaggaagatgtaaagtactcaGAGTATATATAGTCTTTCCTTTGGGGTCATGGGTTAGCAGAAGTTTCTCCTAAAAATGTTTAGTTGATCTGAAGTGTAAGACAAATCACAATTCCAATGAATAAGAATTATGTTCCAAGGATGAATGCTTAAACTTCAGCTAGGGGGTAGACTCAGAACTGGGCATTCAGAAGGGACTGGCTTCTTTCTCCTCACCAAACAGATGACTgacttctttgtctttttctataGTGTGATTTCACAGGAATATCTTGCTGCTCCCCACAAGAAGAGCTACTGAGTCTCAGCAGTCCTGAGACTGCAGGGCCATTCTCCTACTGTGGCTCTTTCCCTGAAACTCCTGCACTAGTGCGCTGAGCAGTTCCTGCACCTTAGATGAGGTGTCGCTCTAGCAAGGCAGGGTGAGGGCACTGCCTTCTCCACAGAGCTTCACTCCCTAAGAGTCTGAAGTTGGTTTTTTCTACCCTCTTGgaacctttgctttttattggGCCATAGGAAACGGTAGGAAAGTGGAGCTGGGAACAGAATATAAAAGGGGTTCTTTGGAAAGGACCTGTTTCAGTGAACAGTATTCTTCCTTTTCGTGTTCTTAAACTAGATGGAAGTTGGTACTGACCTTAAGTTATCTGTATGCAAGTTTGGAAAGCgctttttaaaaagctgattggAACTACACACAAATGAATAGGGCCGTCTGGCGCAGCTAACTGAAAAAGCCTGCCTGCTTTTGTCCTTCACTGTTGCCCGGTTTGCCcattgaaaaaagaataaataaataattctgaaaGCAAATTTGGCAGCTTCCACTGTCTctacttttctctgcttcctcttctgcccaTTTATAAGGAATTGCTTGGCTCTTCAGCGTacctttctgtctcctcccagCAAGTAATTCTGGGCATGGTGAGCAGGAAAGCCAGGCATAGCGTTTAAAAACTTCTGCTTCAGTCGTACCCCTGACCCCAGATTTGAAATTTCTGCTTTTATTCTTAACTTTAGCTGCAGAGTATAACTCGATGGTAACAGCACGTGAccagcatgctcaaagccctaggttcaatgaCCAGCACCCCTAAAAAagactagcaagatggctcagctcccaacatccacatggtggcttacaaccatctgtaactcctgatCTCTACAGGATCCTACATGCAAATGGTACACTTAAGACTCATGTAGGCAAacacactaataaaataaactttataaaaagaaaaatgctacaCATTAAGGCtctaagaaagctttaaaaacacCAAGGCCAAGATTTCACACACACTGCTTAGAATTTCTGAGGAAGGGCTGTGATCTTAGAGACTTTGAAGGTATAGCTGGGAACAAGATCCAGTACTATAGGCAGGAGGTCTCAAACCTAACAATAATTAAAGGCCATATAGGGAAATGAAATGCTAAAGCCAAACTCTACCCACCAAGACCGAATTAATTCAGAATGGGACTAAGCATCAGtattcttccccccccccccacctcccaagttctgggatcaaaggtgtgcgccaccacatttggctaaaaacattttttaaagatcagtTTGACTCCCAGTTTTGTTAGGCTCTAAAACCTAGGAGATAATACTTAGTCACTCCGAGACACTGTCCTCATCTCTG contains:
- the Asb8 gene encoding ankyrin repeat and SOCS box protein 8 translates to MSSSMWYIMQSIQSKYSLSERLIRTIAAIRSFPHDNVEDLIRGGADVNCTHGTLKPLHCACMVSDADCVELLLEKGAEVNALDGYNRTALHYAAEKDEACVEVLLEYGANPNALDGNRDTPLHWAAFKNNADCVRALLESGASVNALDYNNDTPLSWAAMKGNLESVSILLDYGAEVRVINLKGQTPISRLVALLVRGLGTKKEDSCFELLHRAVGHFELRKNGTMPREVTKDQQLCEKLTMLCSAPGTLKTLARYAVRHSLGLQYLPDAVKGLPLPASLKEYLLLLE